A portion of the Corynebacterium jeikeium genome contains these proteins:
- a CDS encoding riboflavin biosynthesis protein RibD: MQFLSRPAQTTHDTAAVSHNTSTVTAIAVTSLDGRGAVEGTSGQLGNDTDATVFNTLRALADVVFVGTGTIVAEGYGPVEIPEYLETVRQKLGRSKHVTMSTLSRSLDLDIKSDFFANAEVNPPIIFTQTEDAFNDEEAKTAHKDKARKMESAGARVVKLPDPSVKAAFAWLAEHGYRDIVVEGGPTIFREAFKNGCVDELFLTLSPMWVGNGPLTFGENDPDEDSNSTNPQAFEVRDILHSDSHIFLRYSRSFTQ, from the coding sequence CTGCAGTTTCTTTCTCGACCTGCGCAAACGACACATGATACAGCGGCGGTGTCTCACAACACCTCCACCGTCACGGCCATCGCCGTCACCAGCTTGGACGGACGCGGCGCCGTCGAAGGCACCTCTGGCCAGCTTGGCAACGACACCGATGCCACGGTTTTCAACACGCTTCGCGCGCTTGCCGACGTCGTTTTCGTTGGTACAGGCACCATCGTGGCTGAGGGTTACGGGCCAGTTGAGATACCGGAGTACCTAGAGACCGTTCGACAGAAGCTAGGTCGCTCCAAGCACGTGACGATGTCCACACTCTCGCGCTCGTTGGATTTAGATATAAAATCCGACTTTTTCGCGAATGCAGAAGTCAATCCTCCGATAATCTTCACCCAGACTGAAGATGCTTTTAATGATGAAGAGGCAAAGACCGCTCACAAGGACAAAGCTAGAAAGATGGAATCGGCCGGGGCTCGCGTCGTTAAGCTCCCTGATCCCTCGGTGAAAGCGGCGTTTGCGTGGCTGGCTGAACATGGGTATCGAGACATTGTCGTAGAGGGTGGGCCGACGATATTTCGAGAAGCATTCAAAAACGGGTGCGTCGACGAACTGTTCCTGACGTTGTCGCCGATGTGGGTGGGTAACGGTCCCCTGACTTTCGGAGAGAACGACCCTGATGAGGACTCGAACTCGACGAACCCGCAGGCTTTTGAAGTGCGGGATATCCTGCATTCCGACTCACACATCTTCCTACGCTATTCCCGCAGCTTCACCCAGTAG
- a CDS encoding ferritin — translation MRLTDTLEKAFNDQITMELTASHVYRQLAIELDLLDFSGMAEWMRAQADEEVDHANQFIAHLDARDNHPQIGAVDAPEVKVTSAIDAFRIALEHEEKVSASIRNLRKLADSEGDLDSRPLLDSFVVEQIEEEDTVRGIIGRLEIVGDNGAGLLRIDRELGARDAA, via the coding sequence ATGCGACTAACAGATACTCTTGAGAAGGCATTCAACGACCAGATCACTATGGAGCTCACCGCTTCCCACGTCTACCGCCAGCTGGCAATCGAACTGGACCTGCTGGATTTCTCCGGCATGGCAGAGTGGATGCGTGCACAGGCGGATGAGGAAGTTGATCACGCGAACCAGTTCATCGCACACCTCGATGCTCGCGACAACCACCCGCAGATTGGTGCTGTCGACGCACCGGAGGTGAAGGTCACTTCCGCAATCGATGCATTCCGCATTGCTCTCGAGCATGAAGAGAAGGTTTCGGCATCTATCCGTAACCTCCGCAAGCTTGCTGATAGCGAGGGTGATCTCGACTCCCGCCCGCTGCTGGACAGCTTCGTGGTTGAGCAGATTGAGGAAGAGGACACCGTGCGTGGCATCATCGGTCGCCTGGAGATTGTTGGCGACAACGGTGCTGGCCTGCTGCGTATCGACCGGGAGCTTGGCGCTCGCGACGCAGCTTAA
- a CDS encoding radical SAM protein — MAKTILPLPTIPTVGVPALDETAAADNATFQAAVTTKAGFRLHHKAIKLAFVPNQYCNLGCSYCYLGDLTENKDNPSDVVSQFNRIANHLDHQGILISSLLLHGAEISTLPASVLRDLFNAYTEYRSKYRLQLKALGSNGAAIHIKTNLYNFDKLRPLYEEFEVSISGSFDLPFSLHEKLRTTKAGKSTLKRTINNVLLLGEYPFRKQISCVVGKEHLERIDEFIHDIEWLDEHGFDMVTDFYIMFAYDSVKSDYTSQLNQQEMVEFFEALRLHFEGTKFEQAIYYEWFKEFTHGYCTNQINCGTNNFLVQKDGDVYPCHRGQAEPDLKFGNILQLGMPELITRGGDAIRAYERANPALSSDCISCEYFYLCHAGCPIQRNNTQQDKAYTCGIQKALYRAQPHRFPPKPEVSRRLVDSFIRQNQPRIYDDLSVPRVIEFNPELFEEKNSITSIINRDSNLATLFRKGAIRLHVNEASCDLFSSRLYGRITQANISPSDSIKVFVADDLWALNAGDGAINAVRVQLLRDNLVVYGDEARTKMEHVATTDFYAAELTRAEGGWILDLTGFFKQYAHTFLPDYGNLLSITTIKAREYHYAKHAKNAFYHLETVNLPFHEFRFDWKPDPSIDIQAT, encoded by the coding sequence ATGGCTAAGACAATACTTCCGTTACCGACGATTCCTACCGTCGGCGTGCCAGCACTTGATGAGACCGCTGCTGCGGACAACGCCACTTTTCAAGCAGCTGTAACCACTAAAGCTGGATTCAGACTTCACCACAAAGCAATTAAGCTGGCCTTTGTTCCTAACCAGTATTGCAATCTTGGGTGCAGTTACTGCTACCTGGGCGATCTCACCGAGAACAAAGACAATCCTTCGGATGTAGTGTCACAATTCAATCGCATTGCGAACCATCTGGATCACCAGGGAATCCTCATCAGCTCGTTACTTTTGCACGGTGCGGAAATTTCGACTTTGCCAGCATCTGTATTGCGCGACCTGTTCAACGCATATACGGAGTATCGCTCTAAGTATCGCTTGCAGCTCAAAGCTTTAGGCAGCAACGGCGCAGCGATCCACATTAAAACCAATCTGTACAACTTCGATAAATTAAGGCCCCTCTACGAGGAGTTCGAAGTTTCCATTTCAGGCAGCTTTGATTTGCCATTTAGCCTGCATGAGAAACTGCGTACAACCAAGGCGGGGAAATCGACCCTCAAGCGAACAATTAACAATGTTTTGCTCCTTGGTGAATATCCATTCCGCAAGCAGATAAGCTGCGTAGTTGGGAAAGAACACCTCGAACGCATCGACGAGTTTATTCATGATATTGAATGGCTCGATGAACATGGTTTTGACATGGTTACCGACTTCTACATCATGTTTGCCTACGATAGCGTGAAGTCGGACTACACTTCCCAGCTCAACCAGCAGGAAATGGTTGAATTCTTCGAAGCTTTGCGGCTCCATTTCGAAGGCACAAAGTTCGAACAAGCCATTTATTATGAGTGGTTCAAGGAATTTACCCACGGTTACTGCACTAATCAGATCAATTGCGGCACCAATAACTTTCTAGTGCAGAAGGACGGGGACGTTTACCCGTGCCACAGAGGTCAGGCAGAACCTGACTTGAAGTTTGGCAATATTCTCCAACTGGGAATGCCTGAGTTGATTACGCGCGGCGGCGATGCCATTCGCGCTTATGAGCGGGCCAATCCTGCTCTATCCAGTGACTGCATTAGCTGTGAGTATTTCTATCTCTGCCATGCCGGGTGTCCAATTCAACGCAACAACACCCAGCAGGACAAGGCCTATACCTGCGGTATCCAGAAGGCGCTTTATCGCGCCCAACCACATCGCTTTCCGCCCAAGCCGGAAGTTTCGCGCCGCCTTGTTGACTCATTCATTCGACAAAACCAGCCGCGTATTTACGATGACCTGTCAGTTCCTCGAGTAATTGAGTTTAATCCCGAGCTCTTCGAAGAGAAGAACTCGATTACATCGATTATCAACCGCGATTCTAATTTGGCAACGTTGTTCCGAAAAGGTGCGATACGTCTCCATGTCAACGAGGCGTCCTGTGACTTGTTCTCCAGCCGACTCTATGGTCGCATCACCCAGGCCAATATTTCGCCTAGCGATAGCATCAAGGTGTTTGTCGCAGACGACCTTTGGGCACTGAATGCAGGCGACGGCGCAATTAACGCGGTCCGGGTACAACTCTTGCGTGACAATCTCGTTGTCTATGGAGACGAGGCCCGAACAAAGATGGAGCACGTCGCCACGACCGATTTTTATGCCGCAGAACTGACTCGCGCGGAAGGTGGTTGGATTTTGGATTTAACCGGGTTTTTCAAGCAGTACGCACACACGTTCCTTCCCGATTATGGCAATCTCTTATCGATCACAACGATCAAAGCTCGTGAATACCACTACGCAAAGCACGCCAAAAACGCGTTCTACCACCTGGAAACGGTGAATCTTCCCTTCCACGAATTTCGGTTTGATTGGAAGCCAGATCCGTCAATTGATATTCAGGCTACATAG
- a CDS encoding DUF1963 domain-containing protein, which produces MSEFTAQVQALRSLIEAGEFISEDTDGLIQLAQPGVTLPYSNSTPTDHGSYFGGRPYLPEGATWPIAKSGQPLLHIIQLNFADIVGHVRAEGASTSEATLDGLIPESGIFQLFVGADPLSGGFTSDSPGNGMEIRYIPEPAEGFGNHSFPGPHTAEPAAFDEEHEDYCSPFNEDIGTVMNSPISLSSAVAMIPPTDQAVYEALESEKDDDFLDNDDYFDELVELRAAASNQSNIMLGGFPAFAQDPFQPDGYVHFLEIDSTYLEEEELPFEAMWGDLGVAHVFLHPDALKKMHAGEAVVYRSENTGTTDGAVFYWDCG; this is translated from the coding sequence ATGTCAGAGTTCACAGCACAGGTTCAAGCACTTCGCTCGTTGATCGAGGCCGGAGAGTTTATCTCCGAAGACACTGATGGCCTCATCCAACTTGCTCAACCAGGCGTAACCCTTCCCTACTCCAACAGCACTCCCACCGACCATGGTTCGTACTTCGGTGGCAGGCCGTATCTTCCGGAAGGTGCGACATGGCCCATCGCAAAGAGCGGTCAGCCACTGCTCCACATCATTCAGCTGAATTTTGCGGATATTGTCGGTCATGTGCGTGCGGAGGGGGCGTCGACAAGCGAAGCAACTCTCGACGGATTGATTCCCGAATCAGGAATTTTTCAACTCTTTGTCGGCGCTGATCCCCTCAGCGGCGGATTTACTTCAGATTCGCCAGGAAACGGCATGGAGATTCGCTATATCCCTGAGCCTGCGGAAGGCTTTGGCAACCACAGCTTCCCTGGACCTCATACCGCGGAGCCAGCAGCCTTCGATGAAGAGCACGAGGATTACTGCTCCCCGTTCAACGAGGATATTGGGACGGTTATGAACTCTCCGATTTCCTTGTCTAGTGCAGTGGCAATGATCCCTCCCACTGACCAAGCAGTGTACGAGGCGTTGGAGTCCGAAAAGGACGATGACTTTCTTGATAACGATGACTACTTTGACGAGCTAGTTGAGTTGCGAGCCGCAGCCAGTAACCAAAGCAACATTATGCTTGGCGGTTTCCCCGCTTTCGCGCAAGACCCTTTTCAGCCTGATGGGTACGTTCACTTCCTAGAGATCGATTCCACATATCTCGAAGAAGAAGAGCTCCCCTTCGAGGCCATGTGGGGCGATCTAGGTGTGGCCCACGTATTCCTTCACCCAGACGCGTTGAAGAAGATGCACGCCGGCGAGGCCGTGGTGTACCGCTCCGAAAATACTGGCACGACCGATGGTGCTGTTTTCTACTGGGATTGTGGCTAG
- a CDS encoding copper resistance protein CopC, whose product MSPRVASGETFRFSKSGFRRAVAAAAALVVFAGASVINAGPAHAHDSVLSSNPGDKQVLDEFPHHVSLKFSGNPKNNFNTVAISDADAKEVLYSHEPEVVGNEVSLDIPEDINPGPGNYIIGFQITSSDGHSTRGKTSFSVADPDAAGAAEAGAESRQTGAHAEETKSIPLWAYGLGGGLIVIIAAVVIVINRKAK is encoded by the coding sequence GTGAGTCCCCGGGTCGCTTCAGGCGAAACGTTTCGGTTCTCAAAGTCGGGTTTCCGGCGTGCAGTAGCCGCCGCTGCGGCGCTTGTAGTCTTTGCAGGTGCGTCAGTTATTAATGCTGGCCCCGCGCATGCTCACGATTCCGTGCTGTCGTCTAACCCAGGCGACAAGCAGGTTCTCGATGAATTTCCGCACCACGTTTCTCTCAAGTTCTCCGGCAACCCCAAGAACAATTTCAACACCGTTGCAATTAGTGATGCAGATGCCAAGGAAGTCCTGTACTCCCACGAGCCAGAGGTAGTGGGTAATGAGGTCTCTTTGGATATCCCTGAGGATATTAATCCAGGCCCTGGTAACTACATCATTGGTTTCCAAATCACCTCCTCTGATGGTCACTCCACCCGAGGAAAGACCTCTTTCTCAGTGGCTGATCCGGATGCTGCTGGCGCAGCCGAAGCCGGGGCAGAATCTCGTCAGACCGGTGCGCACGCCGAGGAAACGAAGTCAATACCGCTATGGGCTTATGGCCTCGGTGGTGGACTCATCGTCATCATCGCCGCTGTCGTCATCGTTATTAATCGAAAGGCAAAATAG
- a CDS encoding copper chaperone PCu(A)C, whose product MKLNRTATALIAGSAALTLVLAGCSSDDNTAAEVTESATSAATEATSQMEKSDAAVQLADAYIKEKPADKGMTAIFGTLTNNTDKDIKVSSFKLEGLKEGTKFEQHDTKDGKMFEVPEGLTIPANGELVLEPGSTHFMIMDNDEAMDVGAEYKLVIELSDGSSITQDVEVRVQPAGEEDYGNDGDLNNPEHMGGGEMDHSGH is encoded by the coding sequence ATGAAGCTCAATCGCACTGCAACTGCACTGATCGCTGGTTCCGCAGCTCTGACCCTTGTTCTGGCAGGATGCTCGTCCGACGATAACACTGCTGCTGAGGTGACTGAGTCCGCAACTTCCGCGGCGACCGAAGCTACCTCTCAGATGGAGAAGAGCGATGCTGCTGTGCAGCTGGCCGATGCCTACATCAAGGAAAAGCCGGCTGACAAGGGCATGACCGCCATCTTCGGTACGCTGACCAACAACACCGATAAGGACATCAAGGTTTCCTCCTTCAAGCTTGAGGGACTGAAGGAAGGCACGAAGTTCGAGCAGCACGACACCAAGGACGGCAAAATGTTCGAGGTGCCGGAAGGTTTGACGATTCCGGCTAATGGCGAACTCGTTCTCGAACCGGGTAGCACTCACTTCATGATTATGGACAATGATGAAGCTATGGATGTGGGAGCTGAATACAAGCTCGTCATTGAGCTTTCCGACGGCTCTAGCATCACCCAGGACGTTGAGGTTCGCGTCCAGCCAGCGGGTGAAGAGGACTACGGTAATGACGGTGACCTGAACAACCCAGAGCACATGGGCGGCGGTGAGATGGATCACTCGGGTCACTAA
- a CDS encoding Dyp-type peroxidase, with protein MSEGFSRRRFLGGLGTAAGASALALGAPEAQAIGLERPQEEPPKPPLQTATVPFDGAHQAGIATPAQANLWLIAFNVKKGVDRNRLQNLMRAWTDDARRMTAGKATRTDLEPELMGSPANLTITVGYGENFFTIIDREDQKPEWLGDLPKYVNDELRPEWNGGDLCLQICADDPVMVSHAARMMIRNAGSYLDVHWVQAGFQHANGSTQEGETPRNLFGQKDGTVNPRTREEFDKQVWIDSGPDWLRGGTAMVVRRIEMDIPGWDVLDRESRTVITGRDIGTGAPIGGKDEFETVDLAKTDEYGLPLTDPNSHVALSMPPKEKPNQRILRRVYNYDLPPEPNGRFETNTGLVFICFQKDPLEQFNPIQERLSKNDRLNQWIFHIGSAVFVMPRGTSEEEYWAQDLFGA; from the coding sequence ATGTCCGAAGGCTTTTCCAGAAGACGTTTTCTTGGCGGGCTCGGCACCGCCGCAGGAGCCTCAGCGCTCGCCCTGGGGGCGCCGGAAGCCCAGGCGATTGGGTTGGAACGTCCACAGGAAGAGCCACCGAAACCGCCTTTGCAGACAGCAACCGTACCTTTTGATGGCGCTCACCAGGCGGGGATTGCGACGCCCGCACAGGCGAATCTATGGCTAATAGCCTTCAACGTGAAGAAGGGGGTCGATCGCAATCGCCTCCAAAACCTCATGCGTGCCTGGACGGATGACGCCCGCCGAATGACAGCCGGCAAGGCTACTCGAACGGATTTGGAACCCGAGCTCATGGGGAGTCCGGCCAATCTGACTATCACAGTTGGATATGGGGAGAATTTCTTCACAATCATCGATAGGGAAGACCAGAAGCCTGAGTGGCTGGGAGATCTGCCAAAGTACGTTAACGATGAGCTCCGCCCGGAGTGGAACGGCGGAGACCTGTGCCTGCAGATTTGTGCGGACGACCCAGTAATGGTCTCCCATGCGGCCCGAATGATGATCCGAAATGCAGGTTCTTATTTGGATGTTCACTGGGTGCAAGCTGGTTTCCAGCACGCCAATGGTTCTACGCAGGAAGGCGAGACCCCGCGCAATCTCTTCGGTCAGAAGGACGGTACGGTCAACCCGCGCACTCGTGAAGAATTCGACAAGCAGGTGTGGATTGATAGTGGTCCGGATTGGTTGCGGGGCGGTACAGCGATGGTTGTCCGCCGTATCGAAATGGATATTCCAGGCTGGGATGTGTTGGACCGCGAAAGCCGCACTGTTATTACCGGCCGAGATATCGGCACCGGCGCGCCAATTGGAGGTAAGGACGAGTTTGAGACCGTCGACCTGGCGAAGACTGATGAATATGGTCTGCCTCTGACGGATCCGAACAGCCATGTTGCGCTGTCAATGCCTCCGAAAGAGAAACCTAATCAGCGGATTCTGCGACGGGTCTACAACTATGACCTGCCACCGGAACCGAATGGTCGATTCGAGACCAACACCGGCCTGGTATTCATTTGTTTCCAGAAGGACCCGTTGGAGCAGTTCAATCCGATTCAAGAGCGGCTGTCCAAGAACGACCGTCTCAATCAGTGGATTTTCCACATTGGATCCGCCGTGTTTGTTATGCCACGAGGAACTTCTGAGGAGGAGTACTGGGCCCAGGACCTTTTCGGGGCCTGA